The DNA region GGCCCGCTGCCCGATCAGCGGCCGGTACACGTCGGGATGCTCGTCGACCAGCCGGAACAGCATCTCGACCGGCAGCAGCGGCGGCGGCTCACCCCGATAGCGGGACAGCTGCGCCGAAATCTCCGCGCGCACATGCTCGATACAGCTGACCAGCAGCAGATCGTCCTTGTCGCGGTAGTGCGCGTAGAACGTGGAACGGCCGACATCGGCGCGATCGATGATGTCGCGCACCGTGATTCGGGCATACGGCTGGGTGAGCATGAGTTCGATGAGCGCGCGGTGCAGGGCCGCGCGGGTCCGGCGGACCCGACGGTCGGCGCCGGGCTCGGCGGTGGTTTCCGGACGGTTCCCGGGTAGGTGTCCCGAAACGTACTCTTGCGCGGAAACTGGTTCTGGCCTGGCCTTTCCCATACTTCGATGATGGAATACATGACCCAGAACAAGCAAGTGTCCGATATCGCAGACCGGTCCGTCGGCGGGCTCATCACCTGGCCGCGCGGCTATCAGCTGCTCACCGGCGTCTATTTCCTGGGCCGCGCCGGGGGCCTGGTGCGGCACTTCGCCGCCACCGCCGGGATCCGGCCCGGTGACCACGCCATCGACCTCGGCTGCGGACCCGGGCGGCTGGCCAACGAGCTGGCCCGCCAGACCGGACCGCAGGGCCGGGTGGTCGGCGTCGATCCGTCCGCGCCGATGATCGAGTACGCGCGGGCCCACGCCGCCGCGAATTGCGCCTTCGAGCTCGGGGCGGCCCAGTCGCTGCCGTACCCCGACGCCTCCTTCGATGTGGCCACCTGCACCTTCGCCATGCACCACATCGCCGAGGCGGATCGAATCACCGCGCTGGCGGGCATCTTCCGCGTGCTGCGGCCCGGCGGCCGCCTCCTGCTGGCCGACACCCATCCCGCGACCTCCGGCGTACGCGGACTGGCCATTCGCGCCATGGCGGGGCTGGCCGCGCACCGCGAGGGCCACGGCTCCGGCGGCCACGGGCACACCCACGATGAGCCCGCCGATGCGCTGGCGGCCGTCGATGTCCGCCGCTACCGGGGTCCGCTCGCCGACATCGGTTTCACGGCAATCGAATTCCGCACCGGACCGTTCGCCACCGGCATCCTCACCGCCGTCAAACCCGACTGATCAGGCCCGTTCGGCTCCGGTGGCGGCTGGGCGCTTCGGGTCGTTGGACCATTGGGACCAGGAGCCCGGGTAGAGGGCGGCGTCGATGCCCGCCACCGCCAGCGCCGCGACCTGGTGGGCCGCGGTGACGCCGGAGCCGCAGTACACCGCGACCGGTCCGGAGCCGAAACCCTGGAAGCGGGAGGCCAATTCGATGAGCGGCCGGAAATGTCCGGCGGCCGTGAGATTCTCGGCGGTCGGCGCGCTGACCGCGCCCGGAATGTGGCCCGCGCGCGGGTCGACGGGCTCCAGCTCACCGCGATAGCGCTCGCCCGCGCGGGCATCCAGCAGCACGCCCTGCCAGCCGGCCGCGCCATCGGCGTCGATAGTCGGCATGTGGCCCGGGGACAGCACCACGGTGCCGGGTTCCGGATCGGGTTCGTCACCGGCGACGATCTTGCCGCCGGC from Nocardia tengchongensis includes:
- a CDS encoding TetR/AcrR family transcriptional regulator; its protein translation is MGKARPEPVSAQEYVSGHLPGNRPETTAEPGADRRVRRTRAALHRALIELMLTQPYARITVRDIIDRADVGRSTFYAHYRDKDDLLLVSCIEHVRAEISAQLSRYRGEPPPLLPVEMLFRLVDEHPDVYRPLIGQRANATVLRSIRQVYAELLTEHLGPRLGSDPVAAAATITFLSWGLYGLLESVMDPAQGLTAEQAYRHFAGLWATAGDAREGGAVGGGDG
- a CDS encoding class I SAM-dependent methyltransferase, coding for MTQNKQVSDIADRSVGGLITWPRGYQLLTGVYFLGRAGGLVRHFAATAGIRPGDHAIDLGCGPGRLANELARQTGPQGRVVGVDPSAPMIEYARAHAAANCAFELGAAQSLPYPDASFDVATCTFAMHHIAEADRITALAGIFRVLRPGGRLLLADTHPATSGVRGLAIRAMAGLAAHREGHGSGGHGHTHDEPADALAAVDVRRYRGPLADIGFTAIEFRTGPFATGILTAVKPD
- a CDS encoding sulfurtransferase, which translates into the protein MSSVLISVAELADLLEAGGSRVRLLDVRWALGDPDGPQHYLDGHIPGAVFVDLETELADPPSVAKGRHPMPELPHLQKCARSWGVSDGDTVVVYDATGGMAAARAWWLLRWAGVADVRILDGGLPAWETAGGKIVAGDEPDPEPGTVVLSPGHMPTIDADGAAGWQGVLLDARAGERYRGELEPVDPRAGHIPGAVSAPTAENLTAAGHFRPLIELASRFQGFGSGPVAVYCGSGVTAAHQVAALAVAGIDAALYPGSWSQWSNDPKRPAATGAERA